The DNA segment CATGGTTCGGTCTCCAAAGGGAAGACGAGGGTCGCGCGGTGGACGCCGTCCTGCACGCCGGCCTCGAAGCGGGCCCGGTTGCCGAAGCGCCCGAGCAGGCGCTGGCGGATCTGGCGGAGGCCGATGCCCAGGCCCTGGGGCACCGGCGCGTCGGAATCCAGGGGATTTTCCACTTTCAGAAGGACGTGGGCCTCCCGCACCTCCGCCGCCACGGCGACGACGCCGCCTTCGGGGAGGGCCGCGATCCCGTGCTTGATGGCGTTCTCCACCAGCGGCTGGAGCAGCAGAGTGGGGAGAAGGGCGGCCTCGGCGGCGGGGTCGATCCGCCATTCCACCCGCAGGCGGGCGCCGAAGCGGATCTGCTCGATGGCGAGGTAGGCCCGGGCCAGGTCCAGTTCCTCCCGCAGCGCGACCAGGCGGCGCTCTCCCAGCCCCAGGCTCCGCCGCAGGAAATCCGACAGGAGGACGCACATCTCGCGGGCGCGGGCGGGATCCACCGCCGTCAGCGCCGACAGCGAATTGAGGCTGTTGAACAGGAAGTGGGGATTGAGCTGCGCCCGCAGGGCCTTCAGTTCGGATTCCTGGGCCAGGAGCTGCAGTTCGGCGCCCTTGCGCTCGGCCTCCAGGGCCCGGTCCTGGGCCAGCATCAGATAGCTGAGCGCCACGGAGGCCAGGTAGAGCAGGATGCCCAGGCCCGTGAGCACGGGAAGGGCGATCCCCACCCGCTGGGGAAGCCCCTCCAGGCCCGGGATCCAGGCCAGCATCCGGGCCAGCAGCCAGGCGAGCCCCGCCCACAGCCCGCCCATGATCACCGCGGCCATCCCCCACGCCGCCCCGTGGGCGCTCAGGCCGTCGCTGACCGCCCCGAGGGGAAGGGCGCGACACAGGAACCAGGCCGACAGGAACAGGAACGCGGCGAGCAGGCAGAGGGGCAGGGCCAGCGCCCCGGCCTCGGCCCAGGTCCATCCCTGGCTGCGGGCGATCCCCGCCAGGAGCAGGGCGATGGGAGCCCACCCCAGGAGGTAGGCCCCCAGGCGCGCCCGGCTGGCCAGGAGGGGATGCATCAGGATTTCACTTCCGTGCCGCCGAACAGGATCAGGCCGGTGACCACCAGCCGCGGGCGGCCCTCGGCGGGCGCGGGCCCGTGGTGGGTGCTGTCGTCCAGGGCGCCGGCGATGGCGGTCGCGCGGTTGACGATCTCCCAGCCCTCGGGCACGCGGATCTCTCCTCCGCCGAACAGGACGAACACGTCGATCCGGGCCAGGCCGTTCTCCAGGGCCGCCTGGCGGAGATCCACCTCATAGCCGCCGAAGATGGCCGTCAGCTCGCCGCCCTTGAACATCTGGGTGGCCACCCGCCGCTTGAAGCCCCCGAAGATGGCCGTCCCCTGGAGGAAATCCTCCGAGCGGGCCAGTTCTGCGGGCACGCCTCGGGTCTGCTTCAGGGCCTTGACCACGATGAGGATGCCCACGCCCACCACCAGCATGGGCGCCAGGGCTTCCGCCAGGTGCCCCCGGGCGAAGGTGAAGAGCAGCAGGAAGGTGCCGCCCAGCACCAGGAACCAGCCGCCCATCCCGCCGCCCTCGCGGTCCTGGCGGATCTTGGCCACGCCCATGGCCACGAGGATCAGGGGCCACAGCTTGAAGACGGTGTGGGCCTCCACCAGCCCCAGGTTGTCCAGGGTGAGCATCAGGCCGGCCACGATGATTGCCACGCCCAGCACCAGCTTGGGGCCGAAGGGGCTCGGAGCCTTGGTGTCGGGGGCGTTCATGGCTGCACCTGCTGGGAATCGGATCCAGGATCACAGGAATCGGGGGGCGAAGGGGGCTGGGCCCCGCGCTTGGGGCGCCGCGGGCGCTTGGGCTGGGGGAAGATCGCCCGGAGGGTGACAAGGATCCCGCCCCACACCAGGAAGATCGGCCACCAGCGCTCCAGCAGGCCCCAGGGGCCGAACTGGGAGATGAATCCCCCCACCGCGAAGCCCAGCCAGACGTGCCCGCGGAAGCTGAGGAGGCCGTCCTGGACGATGCGGGCCACGCCGAAGGCCGCCAGGGCCAGGGGCCACCACGCCATCAGGTGCCAGGCGTCGTACCAGTGGAAGGTATCGGCCAGCAGGATCAGGCCCACGGCGATGACCACCAGCCCCAGGACCAGCTTCGCGGAGAAAACGGGAGGGCGCGCTTCGACGTTCATGACCGGTGCTCCTTTCGTCCGCCACCGACGGGAAAACAGAAGGCCAGGCTGGACAAGCCGAACGCCAGCCACCAGCCCAGGCTGTCGATGACCCCTCCCGCATGGAACATGATGTCCTCCCGTGTGACCAAGCTACGGGCGTCCCCACAGGAAATGGCCGGGGGATCGGCGAACGGCGGACGGGGACCGGCGAGCGGTCAATCCCAGTGGATGCTGCCGCCGCGGCTGCGCTCCCGCCAGGCGCGATCCAGGATGGGGACGAGTTCCGGCGGGCACTGGAACCGGAGCGTGGCCCCGTCGCCCTCGAAGGTCTGCTCCAGCGTTGCCGCACTCGGATGGGCGCCCAGCAGAGCGAAAGGCAGATGAGACTGGGCGGGAGCCACGCGAATCGATCCGGTGCGGAGGATGCGGACTTCCTCCCACAGGCCCTGGGCTTCCGCTTCCAGCAGGGCGCCCTGCACGCCCTCCGTATAGGCCCGCACGAGGCCGCCCGTGCCCAGCTTGGTGCCCCCGTACCAGCGGATGCAGATCGCGATCAGGTCCGTCGCGGCGGCGCCTTCCAGCACCGCCAGCATGGGGCGCCCGGCGGTGCCGGAGGGCTCCCCGTCGTCGTCGGCGCCGAAGGCCTCCGCGGGCACGCCCTCGCGCCACGCGCTGCAATGGTGCGTGGCGTCGAAATCCCGCTTCCGCAGCGCGGCGAGGACGGCGGCCCGTTCCGCCGCGTCCCGGGCGGGATGGAGTTCGGTGAGGAAGAGGGAGGCCTTCTCCCGGAAGCGGTGGGTGGCGATCCCGGTGAGCCGGCGCATGGATTCAGAATGCGGGGAGCTGTGACCTGAATCAACCTGCCGGAAACCCGCGGATCCTATGGTGGAAGAGGGATCTTTCGAGGAGACGGCCATGGATTCTGTTGCGCGGCCTTTCGTTCCCACGGCGCTCCACCGCAGGACGCCCGTGCCCTCCGACCTGGAGATCGCCCAGGCCGCGGATCTCAAGCCCATCGCCCAGGTGGCGGCGGAGCTGGGCCTGCGCGAGGAGGAATGGGAGCCCTACGGCAGCGCCAAGGCCAAGGTGCGCCTCGAGGTTCTGGAGCGCCTGGGGAACCGCCCCGACGGCCGCTACATCGACGTCACCGCCATCACCCCCACGCCCCTGGGCGAAGGCAAGACCACCACCACCGTCGGCCTCAGCCAAGCCCTGGGCGCCCACCTGGGGAAGCGCGTCCTCACCTGCATCCGCCAGCCCAGCCAGGGACCCACCTTCGGAATCAAGGGCGGCGCCGCGGGCGGAGGCTACAGCCAGGTGGTCCCCATGGAGGACTTCAACCTCCACCTCACGGGCGACATCCACGCCATCACCGCCGCCCACAACCTCTGCGCCGCCGCCATCGACGCCCGGATCCTCCACGAGGCCGGAGCCACGGACGAGCAGCTGTTCGAGCGGATCTTCCCGAAATCGAAGGGCGCCCGGAAATTCCCCCGCTCCCTCCAGCTCCGCTGCGCGAAGCTCGGGATCCCGCAGGGCGATCCGGAAGCTTTCACCTCCGACGAGCGCCGCCGCATCTGCCGCCTGGACCTGGATCCCTCGGCGGTCTCCTGGCGCCGGGTGGTGGACACCAGCGACCGCTTCCTGCGCGGCGTGACCGTCGGAAAGGGCGAGGAGGAACAGGGCTTCGCGCGCGAGACCGGATTCGACATCGCCGTCGCCAGCGAGATCATGGCCATCCTGGCCCTCGCCACCAGCCTCCCCGACCTGCGCCACCGCCTGGGCGCCATGGTGGTGGGCCTCGATCGGGCGGGGAATCCCGTCACCGCCGAGGATCTGGGCGTGGCGGGCGCCATGACCGTCCTGATGCTGGATGCGCTCAAGCCCACGCTGATGCAGACCCTCGAAGGCACCCCGGTGCTCGTCCACGCCGGGCCCTTCGCCAACATTGCCCATGGCAACAGCTCCATCCTGGCGGACCGCATCGCCCTCAAGCTGGCGGACTACGTCGTCACCGAATCGGGCTTCGGCGCCGACATGGGCATGGAGAAGTTTTTCGACATCAAATGTCGCGTCTCCGGCCTGCAGCCCGATGCCGTAGTGCTCGTGGCCACCGTCCGCGCCCTCAAGATGCACGGGGGCGGTCCCAAGGTGGTGGCGGGCAAGCCTCTGGATCCGGTCTACGTCGAGGAGAACCTGGAACTCCTGCGCCAGGGCCTGCCGAACCTCCTGCACCACATCGCCATCGCCCGGAAGTTCGGCATCCCCGTGGTGGTGGCCGTCAACGGCTTCGCCACCGATTCCCCGGCGGAACTGGAGCTGGTGCGCCAGGCCTCGCTGGAGAGCGGCGCCGAGGACGCGGTCGTCTGCCTCAACTGGGCCCTGGGCGGGGAAGGGGCCCTGGATCTCGCCCGGGCCGTGATGCGGGTCTGCGAGCGTCCCTCGGATTTCCGGTTCCTCTACGAACTGGACCGGCCCATCAAGGAGAAGATCGAGACCATCGCCCGCGAAATCTACGGCGCCGACGGCGTGGACTACAGCCCCGAAGCCGAGGCCAAGATCGAGAATTTCACCCGCCTGGGCTACGACACGCTCCCCATCTGCATGGCCAAGACCCACCTCAGCCTTAGCCACGACCCGACCCTTAAAGGCGCCCCCACGGGCTTCCGTCTCCCCGTCCGCGACATCCGCGCCAGCGTCGGCGCCGGCTTCCTGTATCCCCTCGTGGGAAAGATGGCCACCATGCCCGGCCTCCCCACCCGACCGGGGGTCTACGACGTCGACGTGGATCCGGAGACGGGGAGGGTGGTGGGGTTGTTCTGAGTCTAGGAAGCGGGTTCGGAAATTCCCACGAATGGGATCCCCTTCCTTAACGGAACTTAACATGACGCCTATCACAAGGTTGTTGGCTCTAGGATGGTTTCGTCTTTCCTGGGATGGCCATGTTCCGACGATTCCTGTCCGTGATTGCAGTCTGCCTCTGCCTGACGGGCCCCTTCGTGGCGCCCTCTTCATTGGGAGCCATGCCCCCGAATGAAGGAGGGCCGGAGGATCCCGGCAATCCAAGCAATCCCTCCTCCCCGGCGCCCGTGGGCGAGACGCCCCAGATGAGCCGGATCATCGCAGTGGGAGCGGGATCCGTGGATGCCGTCAGCGGCAACCTCCATCTGGGCATTCCCCTGGGGCCTCGGCTCCCGGGCCGCATTCCTCTGGGGTTTTTCTGGACCCACGATGTGAGCAAGACTCCGGACGAAAGCGCTCGAAATGGCGGAGAGCTCCGTCCCGTCGTCTGGCCGAGCCTCTACCTGAACGACGGCTTCCTCCAACTAACCGTGGGGCTCCAGGGAGATTCCGTGGTGTTCTACCGGGGCATCGATCCCGGCCGACTGCCCTCTTCCGCCGCCCTGCTTCAGGCCATGGCCGACCGGAAGGTTCAGGTCGTTCCCCCCGTCGAAGCCCCGGCCGGATATCAACTGGTCCAGGCCGGGCCCTTCGTCATCCGGGAAGTGCTCCCCACCAGCGACGAAAGCCGCATCCTCGTCGTGTTCGGCTACCAGTCGACCCTCCGGGCGGCCAATGGAGCCACCACCACTGCTTTTCTCGGAAGCGGTGCGTGCATCCTGAGCGGCGCGGACGCGATCTGGTTCCAGGAGGGCGGAGGTACCGTTCCCCAGAACCATGTCATGTCCCACTTCACCAACCGATGGGGAGACCACGTCCAGGTGGATGAGGCCTATTCCAGTCTCGCCGCGGGATTCTCCGCGCTCCAGTCCATCCAGATCCGGGACATGGTCCAGACCGGGGTCAGTTTGACCCTCCAGCTGACACCAACCTCGAGCGTCTGGACCTCCTCCAAAGTGCATTACAGCTATCCCGCCGGACAGGTGGTGAAGACGACCTATCCTTGGCTAACCGGTTTCGACGGTTCCATCCGCATCACCAATACGCTCGGCCTGCCCGAAGTTCGACTTGCGGGAGCGTTCTATTCGCAGCAGCGATTTCTGCCCTGGCGGGACCCTTGGGGGCCCAATTTCAATGCGTTCGCCACCCCGCCTCCCCCAGTACCCGAAGGAAAATGGGATTCCGGTTTCAATCCCACCGACATCACCACCGCGGCCTCGGATGGAACCTCGCGCGCCCTCCGGATGGTCTGGCAGGAGATCTATCAGAACTGGCCGCAGGCGCCCGTGGAGATCCACCATCCCAGCGGCCTCGTCGAGACCTTCGCCTACGGGCAGGTCAGCAACCTCTCGTCCCTGAGCTTTTCCCGGTGGGACGGAAGGTGGACGGGCTTCCGGAGTTCGGTAATGGACAGGAGCACCCTCCCGGCCAGCTTCGAACCCCTCACCGAATGCCGCCTGGGAGTCACCCAGGTCCGGCGTTGGGACAGCGGGGGCAGCGCCGGACAGGGCATCCGGATCCTCCGGATCCGCCCCACCTGGCGGATCACGAGCCCGGCAGGGACCACGCCCATCGTGTGGGCCTGCACGGAGACGAGGAACCTCACGGCCATCCTGGATTACCCCACCGCCGATCCGGCGGGACCCTTCCGAGCACTCCGCATCACGCACCCCACCTTCAACGCCGCCTACGAGGGCCAGGTGGACTCCCGCCAGGGTTTCCTGTTCGCCATATCGGCGGCGCTCTCCAGCGAATGGCTCACCGGGACCGGGGTTCCCTCCTCTCCCCTGGATCTGGGGAATCAGGTTTACCAAGTCGCCGTCCATGACGGCTTCGACCTCTCGAGCTGGGCCAATCCTTTGGGCGCGCTCACGGGAGGGCTGCCCACCAATGCGGTGGCGCGGCGCACCAGGACGTATGCGAAGGATCTCCCCACACGCACCACGGTGATGGGCAACCCCAACGTCTCCGGGGCATCGGACACCTACGGCCCCGTGCTCACCGAGGAATCCACCAGCGCGACCCAGACCTTGCCCAGTGCTGACGGCACCGCCGTTCCGATCTGGAGCGGATCGCTTCCCTCAGAGGAACCTTCCCAGTCCATCCGGCGCCGCGGACGCATCCAGCGGAGTTTCGATGTGCCCTTGATGCGGCTGCTGCTGTCGACGGATCAGAAGACCCTGGACGGTGCGGGGCTTCCGACGCTGCGGTTCTCGGCGCCGAACGGGCAGGGCGGAGCCCAGGCGCCATCGGCCGGGATCGCCTCGGCGGATTTCGGGACGACGACGTACGCCTATGATGCGTTGGGCCGGATTTCGAGCCAGAAGGGGGACCGGGGCGGGTTCACGGCGGAGGAGCAGCGGAGCTATGTGGACGGGCTGCCGCTGCTGCGGGAGACCACCCAGAATGCCCTGACGGGGCCCGGCGGGCCCTACTACCCCAATCCTGACAATTCCGGCATGGTGGCCGGAAAGGTCTACACCTGGGCGGACACGCACGTCCAGGGAGGTCCCTCCACGGTGAGGGACAAGATCGACGGGCGGACGGAGTCGTTCCAGTACGACGACCTGGGCCGGGAGACGGGCCACACGGACGTCCTGGGCATCACCACCACCACGAGCTACGACGCCTGGGGACGGAAGTCGCAGGTGACGCGCCTGGCGCGGGGCGGTGTGGGCGCGGTCACCACCGACTACGCCTACGACGTGAACGGGACGTGGAAGGACGAGACCCTCACCGCGGATGGCAGGAGCCTCCGCACCCGGACGAACCTGGACGCCTTCGGGCGGGCGGTGAAGGTCACGGCCTACGACGCCAATGGAATCCAGGCCACGTCGCAGAGCTTCGGCTACGACGGGTTCGGGCAGAAGGTCCGCCAGAGCCCCGTCCTGACAAGGACCCAGGCTTCCTGGGGAAACGAGACCTGGGCCTACGACGGCCAGGGGCGGATGACGGACCACTGGGACGCCCAGGGACGGCTGCTCCAGCATGTGACCCTTCAACCCACCTGGACCACGATCGGCGGAATCACGGCGGTATGGACCACGATCCAGGACGACCGGGGCTTCACCCGGTCGGAGGCGGTGGACCTGCTGGGGCAGAAGCGGGCGGTGATCGACCAGGCGGGCCAGCTGAGCGAGTCCTTCTACGACCAGGACGGCCACCTGATCCAGACCCTGCAGGGCAACCAGCAGCGGAGCTACACCTACAACGCCATGGGGTGGCTGACCAGCCGGACGGAGCCCGAGGAGGGGACGACGGTCTATTCGAAGTTCACCCAGGCCGGAGCGCCGCTGGTGGTCCAGCAGTACGGCCGGAGCGGGGGGAGCGTCCGGAATGCCTTCAGCACGGTCCTGAACGACCAGCTCCTGCCGGCGATCCAGAGCGCCTCCGGACCCGAGGGAAGCGTGGTGCGGACCCTGACCTATGACCCCGCCACGCGGCTGCTGACGGCGCTCCAGGAGACCCAGCCCAACGGGACCCTGACGGAGGCCTACGGCTACGACGACCTGTTCCGCGTTTCCAGCAAGACCGTCTCCGACGGCGCCCAGAGTTTCAATGTCAACCGCGCCTTTGATGCGGCGGGACGGGTGACGAGCCTCACCTATCCCGCCGCCGCCGGCCGCCGGGACGTGGTGGGCTACACCTACGACGTCCTGGGTCGGATGTCGGCGGTGACGGTGAACGGAGAGACCCGACCCCGGGGATCGATGGTCTACGACCAGGTCTCGGACACCTCCGTCAGCCAGGTGCTGACCTACGGGAACAACGCCTGGACCACCAGTCGGGCCGATCGCGGGGAATTGGCCCAGGTGACCCACGTCGCGCCCGCGGGCACGTTGGAAGACCATACGATGGCCTGGACCCCCGGGGGCCTGCTGACGCGCCGGGGGACGGACACCTTCGGCTACGACGCCCTCCAGCGGCTGAGTTCCGCCCACGTGCTCAACCCCCAGACGGGAACGTATGTGGACCAGGGCTTCAGTTACGACCGCTACGGAAACCGCACGTCCAGCACCACCACGGCCCCCGCGGGCACCCTTCCGGCCACGTCCGAAGCCCTCACCTGGACCGCCGCCTACGGCAGCAGCAACGACCTGCCCGCCACTGTGGCCGCCGTGGGCGGGAGCCTCGCCACCGGCGCCCTCTACGACGACCTGGGGCGGATGAAGCAGGCGTGGACCACGCCGGGGCAGGCCGCCACCCAGACCGCGTGGACCTACGATCCCTCGGGGAGGATCGTCAAGGAGAACGGGACCAGCTACCTGCTGGATGCGGAAGGCCTGAGGTTCAGACGGTCGAAGGTGGATGGATCGGTCAATTACACGGTCTATGGCTTC comes from the Geothrix sp. 21YS21S-4 genome and includes:
- a CDS encoding carbohydrate binding domain-containing protein → MFRRFLSVIAVCLCLTGPFVAPSSLGAMPPNEGGPEDPGNPSNPSSPAPVGETPQMSRIIAVGAGSVDAVSGNLHLGIPLGPRLPGRIPLGFFWTHDVSKTPDESARNGGELRPVVWPSLYLNDGFLQLTVGLQGDSVVFYRGIDPGRLPSSAALLQAMADRKVQVVPPVEAPAGYQLVQAGPFVIREVLPTSDESRILVVFGYQSTLRAANGATTTAFLGSGACILSGADAIWFQEGGGTVPQNHVMSHFTNRWGDHVQVDEAYSSLAAGFSALQSIQIRDMVQTGVSLTLQLTPTSSVWTSSKVHYSYPAGQVVKTTYPWLTGFDGSIRITNTLGLPEVRLAGAFYSQQRFLPWRDPWGPNFNAFATPPPPVPEGKWDSGFNPTDITTAASDGTSRALRMVWQEIYQNWPQAPVEIHHPSGLVETFAYGQVSNLSSLSFSRWDGRWTGFRSSVMDRSTLPASFEPLTECRLGVTQVRRWDSGGSAGQGIRILRIRPTWRITSPAGTTPIVWACTETRNLTAILDYPTADPAGPFRALRITHPTFNAAYEGQVDSRQGFLFAISAALSSEWLTGTGVPSSPLDLGNQVYQVAVHDGFDLSSWANPLGALTGGLPTNAVARRTRTYAKDLPTRTTVMGNPNVSGASDTYGPVLTEESTSATQTLPSADGTAVPIWSGSLPSEEPSQSIRRRGRIQRSFDVPLMRLLLSTDQKTLDGAGLPTLRFSAPNGQGGAQAPSAGIASADFGTTTYAYDALGRISSQKGDRGGFTAEEQRSYVDGLPLLRETTQNALTGPGGPYYPNPDNSGMVAGKVYTWADTHVQGGPSTVRDKIDGRTESFQYDDLGRETGHTDVLGITTTTSYDAWGRKSQVTRLARGGVGAVTTDYAYDVNGTWKDETLTADGRSLRTRTNLDAFGRAVKVTAYDANGIQATSQSFGYDGFGQKVRQSPVLTRTQASWGNETWAYDGQGRMTDHWDAQGRLLQHVTLQPTWTTIGGITAVWTTIQDDRGFTRSEAVDLLGQKRAVIDQAGQLSESFYDQDGHLIQTLQGNQQRSYTYNAMGWLTSRTEPEEGTTVYSKFTQAGAPLVVQQYGRSGGSVRNAFSTVLNDQLLPAIQSASGPEGSVVRTLTYDPATRLLTALQETQPNGTLTEAYGYDDLFRVSSKTVSDGAQSFNVNRAFDAAGRVTSLTYPAAAGRRDVVGYTYDVLGRMSAVTVNGETRPRGSMVYDQVSDTSVSQVLTYGNNAWTTSRADRGELAQVTHVAPAGTLEDHTMAWTPGGLLTRRGTDTFGYDALQRLSSAHVLNPQTGTYVDQGFSYDRYGNRTSSTTTAPAGTLPATSEALTWTAAYGSSNDLPATVAAVGGSLATGALYDDLGRMKQAWTTPGQAATQTAWTYDPSGRIVKENGTSYLLDAEGLRFRRSKVDGSVNYTVYGFNREPLITFSNAFPGDSGSAQIINQSGAAGGPTFTTHGGSKALRIWHKQGTNCSLGRSLGTFSAGDVVTATVWFMAPPGVHGQVFLGDDDGNDRYDNFEQTAVMGNGQWQCITLTHTMTHPDVMAIYLYGDRDGTTSDSVSVIYDDVSVSSALQGLVMNDSFESGLGSWPNGAGQLCELVTASTATTYNGSKALRIWHKQGTNCSLGRPLGTFAAGDVVTAAVWFMAPPGVHGQVFLGDDDGNDRYDNFEQTAVMGNGQWQRITLTHTMTHADLMAIYLYGDRDGTTSDSVSVIYDDVSVSSALQGLVMNDSFESGLGSWPNGAGQLCELVTASTATTYNGSKALRIWHKQGTNCSLGRPLGTFAAGDVVTAAVWFMAPPGVHGQVFLGDDDGNDRYDNFEQTAVMGNGQWQRITLTHTMTHADLMAIYLYGDRDGTTSDSVSVIYDDVSVSSALQGLVMNDSFESGLGSWPNTAGQLNEIVQATNLLWQRSMIYGFGQLLSESRPDGVIYIQGDQVGSPNVITNASGVLVNRTKNLPFGERLVDGLPNAPKSLRRFTNHEEDPDSNAIYMQARTYLAGYGKFAQVDPAYDQTKEDPETWNLYNYVTNNPVTKTDPDGRMTSQGAMLASTGSYMDNDGHVHFAEDMLSGAAQQATIATEPPQQRTTTTAGGNQGTSAGTTGGTATPVEAQGPVARTRTDALVSSIPVEVKRAIQKSLDASNSPTADDKTGRFHEEGGQWGKGVDGNVLIYPAVPGKVSKPGDKEANVDSGQAVDQEGKNNNLATTDGKWHIHPAGDGLNGKRGFFQGPSSGDLNRPADEFLPTNIVVGAASRRVYFYDAKGVIADVSLSDFMKGVN
- a CDS encoding LiaI-LiaF-like domain-containing protein, with the protein product MNAPDTKAPSPFGPKLVLGVAIIVAGLMLTLDNLGLVEAHTVFKLWPLILVAMGVAKIRQDREGGGMGGWFLVLGGTFLLLFTFARGHLAEALAPMLVVGVGILIVVKALKQTRGVPAELARSEDFLQGTAIFGGFKRRVATQMFKGGELTAIFGGYEVDLRQAALENGLARIDVFVLFGGGEIRVPEGWEIVNRATAIAGALDDSTHHGPAPAEGRPRLVVTGLILFGGTEVKS
- a CDS encoding YigZ family protein, with protein sequence MRRLTGIATHRFREKASLFLTELHPARDAAERAAVLAALRKRDFDATHHCSAWREGVPAEAFGADDDGEPSGTAGRPMLAVLEGAAATDLIAICIRWYGGTKLGTGGLVRAYTEGVQGALLEAEAQGLWEEVRILRTGSIRVAPAQSHLPFALLGAHPSAATLEQTFEGDGATLRFQCPPELVPILDRAWRERSRGGSIHWD
- a CDS encoding formate--tetrahydrofolate ligase produces the protein MDSVARPFVPTALHRRTPVPSDLEIAQAADLKPIAQVAAELGLREEEWEPYGSAKAKVRLEVLERLGNRPDGRYIDVTAITPTPLGEGKTTTTVGLSQALGAHLGKRVLTCIRQPSQGPTFGIKGGAAGGGYSQVVPMEDFNLHLTGDIHAITAAHNLCAAAIDARILHEAGATDEQLFERIFPKSKGARKFPRSLQLRCAKLGIPQGDPEAFTSDERRRICRLDLDPSAVSWRRVVDTSDRFLRGVTVGKGEEEQGFARETGFDIAVASEIMAILALATSLPDLRHRLGAMVVGLDRAGNPVTAEDLGVAGAMTVLMLDALKPTLMQTLEGTPVLVHAGPFANIAHGNSSILADRIALKLADYVVTESGFGADMGMEKFFDIKCRVSGLQPDAVVLVATVRALKMHGGGPKVVAGKPLDPVYVEENLELLRQGLPNLLHHIAIARKFGIPVVVAVNGFATDSPAELELVRQASLESGAEDAVVCLNWALGGEGALDLARAVMRVCERPSDFRFLYELDRPIKEKIETIAREIYGADGVDYSPEAEAKIENFTRLGYDTLPICMAKTHLSLSHDPTLKGAPTGFRLPVRDIRASVGAGFLYPLVGKMATMPGLPTRPGVYDVDVDPETGRVVGLF
- a CDS encoding sensor histidine kinase gives rise to the protein MHPLLASRARLGAYLLGWAPIALLLAGIARSQGWTWAEAGALALPLCLLAAFLFLSAWFLCRALPLGAVSDGLSAHGAAWGMAAVIMGGLWAGLAWLLARMLAWIPGLEGLPQRVGIALPVLTGLGILLYLASVALSYLMLAQDRALEAERKGAELQLLAQESELKALRAQLNPHFLFNSLNSLSALTAVDPARAREMCVLLSDFLRRSLGLGERRLVALREELDLARAYLAIEQIRFGARLRVEWRIDPAAEAALLPTLLLQPLVENAIKHGIAALPEGGVVAVAAEVREAHVLLKVENPLDSDAPVPQGLGIGLRQIRQRLLGRFGNRARFEAGVQDGVHRATLVFPLETEP
- a CDS encoding LiaI-LiaF-like domain-containing protein, with the protein product MNVEARPPVFSAKLVLGLVVIAVGLILLADTFHWYDAWHLMAWWPLALAAFGVARIVQDGLLSFRGHVWLGFAVGGFISQFGPWGLLERWWPIFLVWGGILVTLRAIFPQPKRPRRPKRGAQPPSPPDSCDPGSDSQQVQP